The Devosia sp. MC521 genome segment TGGCGGCAATGCTGTTTGAAGCAGAGCGTCACAGCTACGGCGGCTTGCGAATGCCGTGGCGCGTCGTTTCGGATCGTGCGTGGGTGATTGTGCATCGTGGTTCCGCACTCGTCAGTGCGCTCGGCGCTGTGAGCCTCGGCTATGCGGCGTGGTCAAATCCGGGGCCGGGGGCCTTAATCCTGACTATCTCGGCAGTTTTCCTCGTCCTGCCATTGGTGGCGGGTATACTGACTTTGCTCACGCGCCGCTCTTGATACTGTTTTCGGCGCGATCGCATTAAGCGAGTAGAAAAAACTTCTCTCCCCGAAGGAAATGAAACGCCATTCGCTGCGTTTCGTAACTCACAGGCGTAGAGTCTGGCCAATTACTAGGCAAGTTGCTCACAACTCGGGCGATGCCGTTCTTTGGGGAAGAAAGAAAATGCCCACCTCATTATCGTCAGGCGTCACCTCTCGCGCACCAAAGCCTTGGTACACCAATTTCGGTGTCCAGGTTCTCATCTCCATGGTGATTGGCCTCATCCTGGGCTTTATCGCCCGCAACATGGGGCCAGACGCCGCCGGCGGCGCGAACTGGCTCACTGTTACACTGTCCACCGTCGGCTCCTCCTTTGTGTCGCTGCTGCGCGCTCTGGTGCCTGTTCTGGTGTTCACCGCCATTGTGGCCTCCATTGCCAATCTGCGTGAGCTCAACAACGCTGCTAAGCTCGTCTGGCAGACGCTTCTGTGGTTCGCCATTACTGCCCTCATTGCTGTCGCCATCGGCATCGCGCTTGGTCTGATCATTCAGCCGGGTGTGAACACTGCAGTCGCCGCAGAAGCGGCTCGCGCGCCTTCGTCGACGGGTTCCTGGCTCGATTTCTTGAAGGGCCTCATCCCGTCCAACTTCATTGGTTTGCAGGCATCAACCCGCGTCACCGACGCTGGCGCGACGACCAGCCTTAACTTTAACGTTCTGCAGATCCTGATTGTCTCGATCGTTGTGGGTATTGCTGCGCTACGTGTTGGCCCCGCTGCTGATGCGTTCCTTGCGTTCAATCGGTCCTTCCTCAAGATCATCCACAAGGTACTGTGGTGGGTCATTCGCCTGACCCCCATCGGCACCATTGGCCTTCTGGGCAATGCTGTGGCGGTCTATGGTTGGGACGCGCTGGCGCAACTCGGCTGGTATGCCGCTGCCATCTACATCGGTCTCTTCCTCGTGCTCTTTGTCGTGTATCCGGTTCTGTTGCAGGTCAATGGCCTCAACCCCATCCGTTACTTCCAGAGCGCTTGGCCTGCTATTCAGCTTGCCTTCGTGTCACGTTCGTCCATCGGCACATTGCCCGTCACAGAGCGTGTGACGGAAAAGAGCCTCGGCGTTCCGCGTGAGTATGCCTCCTTCGCTGTGCCTCTAGGCGCGACCACTAAGATGGATGGTTGTGCTGCGATTTATCCGGCGATCTCCGCAATCTTTGTCGCGCAGTTCTTCGGCATCTCGCTCGGTCTGGAACACTACCTGCTCATCGTGTTCGTTTCGGTGATCGGTTCGGCGGCGA includes the following:
- a CDS encoding dicarboxylate/amino acid:cation symporter, with amino-acid sequence MPTSLSSGVTSRAPKPWYTNFGVQVLISMVIGLILGFIARNMGPDAAGGANWLTVTLSTVGSSFVSLLRALVPVLVFTAIVASIANLRELNNAAKLVWQTLLWFAITALIAVAIGIALGLIIQPGVNTAVAAEAARAPSSTGSWLDFLKGLIPSNFIGLQASTRVTDAGATTSLNFNVLQILIVSIVVGIAALRVGPAADAFLAFNRSFLKIIHKVLWWVIRLTPIGTIGLLGNAVAVYGWDALAQLGWYAAAIYIGLFLVLFVVYPVLLQVNGLNPIRYFQSAWPAIQLAFVSRSSIGTLPVTERVTEKSLGVPREYASFAVPLGATTKMDGCAAIYPAISAIFVAQFFGISLGLEHYLLIVFVSVIGSAATAGLTGATVMLTLTLSTLGLPLEGVGLLLAIDPILDMGRTAVNVAGQALVPTIVAKRQGILNQSVYDNGKTIEDLDADAVAAE